Proteins co-encoded in one Oreochromis aureus strain Israel breed Guangdong linkage group 3, ZZ_aureus, whole genome shotgun sequence genomic window:
- the LOC120438065 gene encoding NLR family CARD domain-containing protein 3-like has product MEKESTEVPSGQSAQQHQTHLDSIFMLLENNIITFVKNELKKFQKVLNPENAGLLYSQLEDGEVLECEDKEQRRSTREAFVKITLDFLRRMKQEELADRLHNRKRIFVSKLKLKLKKKFQCVFEGIAKAGNPTLLNQIYTELYITEGGTAEVNDEHEVRQIETASRKPDRPETTIRQEDIFKASPGRDEPIRTVLTKGVAGIGKTVLTQKYTLDWAEGKANQDIQFIFPFTFRELNVLNNKRLSLVELVHHFFTETKEAGICSFEEFEVVFIFDGLDECRLPLDFHNALTMTDVTQSASVDVLLTNLIWGNLLPDARLWITTRPAAANQIPPLCTDMVTEVRGFTDSQKEEYFRKRFKDAEQANRTISHIKTSRSLHIMCHIPVFCWITATVLEDVLETREGGQLPKTLTEMYIHFLVVQAKVKNVKYDGGAETDPHWSPESRKMIESLGKLAFDQLQKGNLIFYESDLTECDIDIGAASVYSGVFTQIFKEERGLYQDKVFCFIHLSVQEFLAALHVHLTFINSGVNLLVEQQITSQKCEIRQSCAGTNFYQSAVNKALQSPNGHLDLFLRFLLGLSLQTNQTLLRGLLTQTGSCSQTNQETVQYIKDKLSENLSAEKSINLFHCLNELNDRSLVEEIQHSLSSGSLSTDELSPAQWSALVFILLSSEKDLDVFDLKKYSASEEALLRLLPVVKASNKAL; this is encoded by the exons ATGGAAAAGGAGAGcacagaggttcccagtggtcagtctgcccagcagcatcaaacacacctggactccatatttatg CTACTGGagaacaacatcatcacttttgtgaagaacgagctgaagaagtTCCAGAAGGTTCTGAACCCAGAAAACGCAGGATTGTTATATAGTCAGTTAGAAGATGGGGAGGTATTGGAATGTGAGGATAAAGAGCAGAGGAGGAGCAccagagaggcatttgtgaagatcacactagacttcctgaggagaatgaagcaggaggagctggctgaccgtctCCATAACCGTAAGAGaatatttgtaa GCAAACTTAAAttgaagctgaagaagaagttccagtgtgtgtttgagggcatcgctaaagcaggaaacccaacccttctgaatcagatctacacagagctctacatcacagagggagggactgcagaggtcaatgatgaacatgaggtcagacagattgaaacagcatccaggaaaccagacagaccagaaacaacaatcagacaagaagacatctttaaagcctcacctggaagagatgaaccaatcagaacagtgctgacaaagggagtggctggcattgggaaaacagtcttaacacagaaatacaccctggactgggctgaaggcAAGGCCAACCaagacatccagttcatatttccattcactttcagagagctgaatgtgctgaacaacaaaaggctgagcttggtggaacttgttcatcacttctttactgaaaccaaagaagcaggaatctgcagctttgaagaatttgaggttgtgttcatctttgatggtctggatgagtgtcgacttcctctggacttccacaatgCTTTGACAATGACTGACGTTACACAATCTGCCTccgtggatgtgctgctgacaaacctcatctgGGGGAACCTACTTCCTGatgctcgcctctggataaccacacgacctgcagcagccaatcagattccTCCTTTGTGCActgacatggtgacagaggtcagagggttcacagattcacagaaggaggagtatttcaggaagagattcaaagATGCGGAGCAGGCCAACAGGaccatctcccacatcaagacatcacgaagcctccacatcatgtgccacatcccagtcttctgctggatcactgctacagttctggaggatgtgctggaaaccagagagggaggacagctgcccaagaccctgactgagatgtacatccacttcctggtggttcaggccaaagtgaagaatgtcaagtatgatggaggagctgagacagatccacactggagtccagagagcaggaagatgattgagtctctgggaaaactggcttttgatcagctgcagaaaggaaacctgatcttctatgaatcagacctgacagaatGTGACATTGATATtggagcagcctcagtgtactcaggagtgttcacacagatctttaaagaggagagaggactgtaccaggacaaggtgttctgcttcatccatctgagtgttcaggagtttctggctgctcttcatgtccatctgaccttcatcaactctggagtCAATCTGCTGGTAGAACAACAAATAACCTCCCAGAAGTGTGAAATCAGACAATCATGTGCAGGGACAAACttctaccagagtgctgtgaacaaggccttacagagtccaaatggacacctggacttatTCCtacgcttcctcctgggtctttcgctgcagaccaatcagactctcctacgaggcctgctgacacagacaggaagttgctcacagaccaatcaggaaacagtccagtacatcaaggataagctcagtgagaatctgtctgcagagaaaagcatcaatctgttccactgtctgaatgaactgaatgatcgttctctagtggaggagatccaacattCCCTTAgttcaggaagtctctccacagatgaactgtctcctgctcagtggtcagctctggtcttcatcttactgtcatcagaaaaagatctggatgtgtttgacctgaagaaatactctgcttcagaggaggctcttctgaggctgctgccagtggtcaaagcctccaacaaagctctgtaa